A genome region from Streptomyces antimycoticus includes the following:
- a CDS encoding sulfate adenylyltransferase subunit 1, producing MTSNLTSEEQAAAAAVERSAATSQLRFATAGSVDDGKSTLVGRLLHDSKSVLADQLEAVEHASRSRGQEAPDLALLTDGLRAEREQGITIDVAYRYFATPKRRFILADTPGHVQYTRNMVTGASTAELAVVLVDARNGVVEQTRRHAAVAALLRVPHVVLAVNKMDLVDYAEPVFAAIAEEFTTYAASLGVPEITAIPISALAGDNVVTPSANMDWYGGPTVLEHLETVPVGTDPSQDPARFPVQFVIRPQTTEHPDYRGYAGQIASGVLRVGDAVTVLPSGRTSTITGIDALGAMVDVAWAPQSVTVTLADDLDISRGDLIAPSDHAPKTTQDVEATVCHLHDRPLRVGDRVLLKHTTRTMKAIIKDIPSRLTLADLSHHPAPGELAANDIGRVVLRTSEPLALDAYEDSRRTGSFLLIDPADGTTLTAGMAGDSFAASADGAEAARDDEGWDF from the coding sequence ATGACGAGCAATCTGACGTCCGAGGAGCAGGCCGCGGCGGCCGCCGTGGAGCGGTCCGCGGCCACCTCGCAACTGCGGTTCGCCACCGCGGGTTCGGTGGACGACGGCAAGTCCACCCTGGTCGGGCGGCTGCTGCACGACTCCAAGTCGGTGCTGGCCGACCAGCTCGAGGCCGTGGAGCACGCCTCGCGCAGCCGTGGCCAGGAGGCGCCGGACCTGGCGCTGCTGACGGACGGGCTGCGTGCGGAGCGGGAGCAGGGCATCACCATCGATGTCGCCTACCGCTACTTCGCCACCCCCAAGCGGCGGTTCATCCTCGCCGACACCCCCGGCCATGTGCAGTACACCCGCAACATGGTCACCGGCGCCTCCACGGCCGAGCTCGCGGTCGTCCTGGTGGACGCGCGCAACGGCGTGGTGGAGCAGACCCGGCGGCATGCCGCGGTCGCCGCCCTGCTGCGGGTCCCGCATGTGGTCCTCGCCGTCAACAAGATGGACCTGGTGGACTACGCGGAGCCGGTCTTCGCGGCCATCGCCGAGGAGTTCACCACCTACGCGGCCTCGCTGGGCGTCCCCGAGATCACGGCCATCCCGATCTCGGCGCTCGCCGGGGACAATGTGGTGACCCCGTCGGCGAACATGGACTGGTACGGCGGCCCGACCGTGCTGGAGCACCTGGAGACCGTGCCGGTGGGCACCGACCCGTCCCAGGACCCGGCGCGTTTCCCGGTGCAGTTCGTGATCCGTCCGCAGACCACCGAGCACCCCGACTACCGCGGCTACGCGGGCCAGATCGCCTCCGGTGTGCTGCGCGTCGGCGACGCCGTCACCGTGCTGCCGTCCGGCCGGACGAGCACCATCACCGGGATCGACGCGCTGGGCGCGATGGTGGACGTGGCGTGGGCGCCGCAGTCGGTGACCGTCACGCTCGCCGACGACCTGGACATCTCGCGCGGGGATCTGATCGCACCGAGCGACCACGCCCCGAAGACCACCCAGGACGTCGAGGCCACCGTCTGCCATCTGCACGACCGTCCGCTGCGGGTGGGCGACCGGGTGTTGCTCAAGCACACCACCCGCACCATGAAGGCGATCATCAAGGACATTCCGTCGCGGCTGACGCTGGCCGATCTGTCGCACCACCCGGCGCCGGGTGAGCTGGCCGCCAATGACATCGGCCGGGTCGTGCTCCGTACGTCCGAGCCGCTGGCGCTGGACGCGTACGAGGACTCGCGGCGCACCGGTTCCTTCCTGCTGATCGACCCGGCCGACGGCACCACGCTCACCGCCGGGATGGCGGGCGACTCCTTCGCGGCGTCGGCCGACGGTGCCGAGGCC
- the cysD gene encoding sulfate adenylyltransferase subunit CysD — protein sequence MTTVTAINAEEGAGLYALAHLDALESEAVHIFREVAGEFERPVILFSGGKDSIVMLHLALKAFAPAAVPFSLLHVDTGHNFPEVIDYRDNTVARHGLRLHVASVQEFIDDGRLRERPDGTRNPLQTVPLLDAIDKNRFDAVFGGGRRDEEKARAKERVFSLRDEFGGWDPRRQRPELWQLYNGRHSPGEHVRVFPLSNWTELDVWQYIAREKIDLPQIYYAHEREVFRRSGMWLAPGEWGGPKDDETVERRMVRYRTVGDMSCTGAVESDAVTIEQVIDEIAASRLTERGATRADDKLSEAAMEDRKREGYF from the coding sequence ATGACGACCGTGACGGCGATCAACGCGGAAGAGGGCGCGGGCCTGTACGCGCTCGCGCACTTGGACGCGTTGGAGTCCGAGGCGGTGCACATCTTCCGTGAGGTGGCAGGTGAGTTCGAGCGGCCGGTGATCCTGTTCTCCGGTGGCAAGGACTCCATCGTCATGCTCCATCTCGCGCTCAAGGCCTTCGCCCCGGCGGCGGTCCCGTTCTCGCTGCTCCACGTGGACACCGGGCACAACTTCCCCGAGGTCATCGACTACCGGGACAACACGGTCGCCCGGCATGGGCTGCGGCTGCATGTGGCCTCGGTCCAGGAGTTCATCGACGACGGCCGGCTGCGCGAGCGCCCGGACGGCACCCGCAATCCGCTGCAGACCGTCCCGCTGCTGGACGCCATCGACAAGAACCGCTTCGACGCGGTCTTCGGCGGTGGCCGCCGGGACGAGGAGAAGGCGCGCGCCAAGGAGCGGGTGTTCTCCCTCCGGGACGAGTTCGGCGGCTGGGACCCGCGGCGGCAGCGCCCGGAGCTGTGGCAGCTCTACAACGGCCGCCACTCCCCCGGTGAGCATGTCCGGGTCTTCCCGCTCTCCAACTGGACCGAGCTGGACGTGTGGCAGTACATCGCCCGCGAGAAGATCGACCTGCCGCAGATCTACTACGCACATGAGCGCGAGGTCTTCCGGCGCAGTGGCATGTGGCTGGCGCCCGGTGAGTGGGGCGGTCCGAAGGACGACGAGACCGTGGAGCGGCGCATGGTGCGCTACCGCACCGTGGGCGACATGTCCTGCACCGGTGCCGTCGAGTCGGACGCGGTGACCATTGAGCAGGTCATCGATGAGATAGCCGCCTCCCGGCTGACCGAGCGGGGTGCGACCCGCGCCGACGACAAGCTGTCGGAGGCCGCGATGGAGGACCGCAAGCGCGAGGGGTACTTCTAA
- the cysC gene encoding adenylyl-sulfate kinase, whose product MAVDQENEMSAPTTTGATVWLTGLPSAGKTTIAYALAERLRGEGRRVEVLDGDEIREFLSSGLGFSREDRHTNVQRIGFVAEMLASHGVTVLVPVIAPYVDSREAVRKRHQREGTPYLEVHVATSVEVCSERDVKGLYAKQAAGEISGLTGVDDPYEAPADPDLRIETHRNSVQESAAEVRLLLSERGLL is encoded by the coding sequence ATGGCTGTCGACCAGGAGAACGAGATGAGCGCCCCCACGACCACCGGTGCCACGGTGTGGCTGACCGGTCTGCCGAGCGCGGGAAAGACCACGATCGCCTATGCGCTGGCCGAGCGGCTGCGCGGCGAGGGCCGCCGGGTGGAGGTGCTCGACGGTGACGAGATCCGCGAGTTCCTCTCCTCGGGGCTCGGTTTCTCCCGCGAGGACCGGCACACCAACGTCCAGCGCATCGGCTTCGTCGCCGAGATGCTCGCCTCCCACGGCGTCACGGTGCTGGTGCCGGTCATCGCGCCGTACGTGGACAGCCGCGAGGCGGTGCGCAAGCGCCACCAGCGCGAGGGCACCCCGTATCTGGAGGTGCATGTCGCCACGTCCGTCGAGGTGTGCTCGGAGCGGGATGTGAAGGGGCTGTACGCGAAGCAGGCCGCGGGGGAGATTTCGGGGCTGACCGGTGTGGACGACCCCTACGAGGCCCCTGCCGACCCGGATCTGCGCATCGAAACCCACAGGAACAGCGTGCAGGAGTCGGCGGCCGAGGTGCGGTTGCTGTTGAGTGAACGGGGACTGCTGTGA
- a CDS encoding phosphoadenylyl-sulfate reductase: protein MTRLAHTDLEGLAEKAGQDLEDAPALEILRWAADTFGSRFCVTSSMEDAVVAHLASRAFPGVDVVFLDTGYHFPETIGTRDAVAAVMDVNVITLTPRQTVAEQDAEYGPRLHDRNPDLCCALRKVQPLEEGLREYDAWATGLRRDESPTRANTPVVGWDARRRKVKISPIARWTQADVDAYIAEHGVLTNPLLMDGYPSVGCAPCTRRVLEGEDIRSGRWAGSNKTECGLHG from the coding sequence ATGACCCGGCTTGCGCACACCGACCTCGAGGGGCTCGCCGAGAAGGCGGGCCAGGACCTCGAGGACGCCCCCGCGCTGGAGATCCTGCGCTGGGCTGCGGACACCTTCGGATCGCGTTTCTGCGTCACCTCCTCGATGGAGGACGCGGTGGTGGCGCATCTCGCCTCCCGCGCCTTCCCCGGTGTCGATGTGGTCTTCCTCGACACCGGCTACCACTTCCCCGAGACCATCGGCACCCGTGACGCGGTGGCCGCGGTGATGGATGTCAACGTCATCACCCTGACGCCTCGTCAGACGGTCGCCGAGCAGGACGCCGAGTACGGCCCCCGGCTGCATGACCGCAACCCCGACCTGTGCTGCGCCCTGCGCAAGGTCCAGCCCCTTGAGGAGGGGTTGCGGGAGTATGACGCCTGGGCCACGGGATTGCGCCGGGACGAATCGCCAACCCGCGCCAATACCCCGGTCGTTGGCTGGGACGCGCGTCGCCGTAAGGTGAAGATCTCCCCGATCGCCCGCTGGACCCAAGCGGATGTCGACGCCTATATCGCCGAGCACGGTGTGCTGACCAACCCCCTGCTGATGGACGGCTATCCGTCGGTAGGCTGCGCGCCCTGCACCCGCCGGGTTCTGGAGGGCGAGGACATTCGGTCCGGCCGCTGGGCGGGGAGCAATAAAACCGAATGCGGGCTGCACGGCTGA
- a CDS encoding nitrite/sulfite reductase, translating to MAATPERASATPRRKAGRHRGEGQWAAGHFTPLNGNEQTKKDDDGLNVRTRIETIYAHRGFDSIDGADLRGRMRWWGLYTQRKPGIDGGKTAILEPEELDDEHFMMRVRIDGGRLTTEQLRVVGEISEEFARGTADITDRQNVQYHWIRIEDVPEIWKRLEAVGLSTTEACGDTPRVIIGSPVAGIAEDEIIDGTSAIDEIHRRYIGSKEFSNLPRKFKTAISGSPVLDVVHEINDVAFVGVRHPEHGPGFDLWVGGGLSTNPKIGIRLGAWVPLEDVPEVWAGVVSIFRDYGYRRLRTRARLKFLVADWGPEKFRQVLEDEYLKRPLSDGPAPEEPVQRWRDHIGVHRQQDGRYYVGFAPRVGRVDGATLTKIADLAEAHGSGRLTTTVEQKMIVLDVTEDQVESLVAGLEALDLQVKPSPFRRGTMACTGIEFCKLAIVETKQRGSSLIDELERRLPEFDEPITINLNGCPNACARIQVADIGLKGQLVMDAGGEQVEGYQVHLGGALGLEPGFGRKVRGLKVTATELPDYVERLLHRFQEEREDGERFATWAARASEESLK from the coding sequence ATGGCTGCCACCCCGGAACGCGCAAGCGCTACGCCCCGCCGCAAGGCCGGACGCCACCGCGGCGAAGGCCAGTGGGCCGCGGGGCACTTCACCCCCCTCAACGGCAATGAGCAGACCAAGAAGGACGACGACGGTCTCAATGTGCGGACACGCATTGAGACGATCTACGCCCATCGGGGATTCGACTCCATCGACGGCGCCGATCTGCGCGGCCGGATGCGCTGGTGGGGTCTGTACACCCAGCGCAAGCCCGGGATCGACGGCGGCAAGACCGCGATCCTGGAGCCGGAGGAGCTGGACGACGAGCACTTCATGATGCGCGTCCGGATCGACGGCGGCCGGCTCACCACCGAGCAGCTCCGCGTCGTCGGCGAGATCTCGGAGGAGTTCGCGCGCGGCACGGCGGACATCACCGACCGGCAGAACGTCCAGTACCACTGGATCCGGATCGAGGACGTGCCCGAGATCTGGAAGCGCCTGGAGGCCGTTGGGCTGTCCACCACCGAGGCGTGCGGCGACACCCCGCGCGTGATCATCGGCTCCCCGGTGGCCGGGATCGCCGAGGACGAGATCATCGACGGCACCTCCGCCATCGACGAGATCCACCGGCGCTACATCGGCAGCAAGGAGTTCTCCAACCTGCCGCGCAAGTTCAAGACCGCGATCTCCGGGTCCCCGGTGCTCGATGTGGTGCACGAGATCAACGACGTCGCGTTCGTCGGTGTGCGCCATCCCGAGCACGGCCCCGGTTTCGACCTGTGGGTCGGCGGCGGTCTCTCCACCAACCCCAAGATCGGCATCCGGCTCGGCGCCTGGGTGCCGCTGGAGGACGTCCCCGAGGTCTGGGCCGGGGTCGTCTCGATCTTCCGTGACTACGGCTACCGCCGGCTGCGCACCCGCGCCCGGCTGAAGTTCCTGGTCGCCGACTGGGGTCCCGAGAAGTTCCGCCAGGTGCTGGAGGACGAGTACCTGAAGCGCCCGCTGTCCGACGGCCCGGCGCCCGAGGAGCCCGTCCAGCGGTGGCGGGACCACATCGGCGTCCACCGCCAGCAGGACGGCCGCTACTACGTGGGCTTCGCGCCGCGCGTCGGCCGGGTGGACGGGGCGACCCTCACCAAGATCGCCGACCTGGCCGAGGCGCATGGCTCCGGGCGGCTGACCACCACCGTCGAGCAGAAGATGATCGTGCTCGATGTGACCGAGGACCAGGTGGAGTCGCTGGTCGCGGGGCTGGAGGCGCTGGACCTCCAGGTCAAGCCGTCCCCGTTCCGCCGCGGCACGATGGCCTGCACCGGGATCGAGTTCTGCAAGCTGGCGATCGTCGAGACCAAGCAGCGTGGCTCCTCGCTCATCGACGAGCTGGAGCGCCGGCTGCCCGAGTTCGACGAGCCGATCACCATCAACCTCAACGGCTGCCCGAACGCCTGCGCCCGTATCCAGGTCGCGGACATCGGTCTCAAGGGCCAGCTGGTCATGGACGCGGGCGGCGAGCAGGTCGAGGGCTACCAGGTGCACCTGGGCGGCGCCCTGGGCCTGGAGCCGGGCTTCGGCCGCAAGGTGCGCGGGCTGAAGGTCACCGCCACCGAGCTCCCCGACTATGTGGAGCGGCTGCTGCACCGCTTCCAGGAGGAGCGCGAGGACGGCGAGCGCTTCGCCACCTGGGCGGCACGGGCCAGTGAGGAGTCTCTCAAATGA